The Desulfonatronovibrio magnus region TCAACTGGTTGGGTCATGATGTTTTTCGCTTATCCCCATGGGGAATAGATTGTTTGTCACGAGCATTTTAAGATCAAAATATTCCTGATCGGGTCGAATTAGCCTATGAAGCTTTGAATTGCAAGCAAATATTCCCGATCGGGGTTTTGGGCTGGAAAGAAGAAGTCTTTTTATCTCTCGCCCGCTCTCCCGCTAAAAGCGGGATCGCTAGAGTCGCCCCAGTTAAATCCTCTTCGAGGTGCTTACGAATTCAATCGCGCCAGGGCGTGACAAGTCAACTCAAAGAGCCCATAATTCTCTGCTGGACATGCTTTCATAATATTTCTGTATCTGTTTAGCGCTTTGGATGTGGCACGGCTTCCTGCCCGGAGGCATACAGCCCGGAGGGGGACTGGCTCTTCCGGGACCCACTTGTGCCAAAAATGAGTCACTTTGAGCACAAACTGATGCTCAAGTGGGTCCCGGAGTGCCTGTCCCGCTGCCCAACGCGATATTTCCAGAATCCTGACAGATTTTTCCGAAGAGGATCACCAAAACGGCGTGGATCTTCATGTGTTGCAATCCGGTTCCTCAGGTAAGCAAGGATACCCCTCTGGGCCTGCCGGTCCAGCCTGCGCAGTTCTTTTCTGGCTCGATCGTCAAATTCAACCTTCCAGATCAACTTTCTGCTCCAGCTCTTCTAAGGACCAGGTCTTTTCAGGCGGGTTCTCTTACCTGTGTACCGCAAGGTAATAGTCTTCCAGATCTTCCAGGTGCTCAATGATTGCTTCACGGGCATAATAAGTCTTTGTTCTTCCCGTTTGTTCAGCCAGATCAACGAGTCTTTTTTCAATGTCTCCAGGCAGTCTGATAGCTAACAAATATATTCTCCTGACATAAAAATATAGCAAATTCGTGCAGGTCTCAATCATTTAAAAGCACTAAAAGTGCCGCTACAGGGGTAAGACTACCTTTGAAATCTTCTGAAAAAGCAAGATAAAAAACAGCACTGCAAGTGATGACCATTCCAGCCATTTCGGGAGTAGCTCCCTGGAGATTGCGGTTACTGAAGACAAGTCCGGTACCCATTGGCTGACCATCAGTTCCAGGGCTATTCCCAGCAGCATTGTGGAACAAATAATCCCTGCGACATAACAGATCAGTGTTGTATTGCCCATTTCTCTGCGGATGACTCCCAGGGTGGCCATACTTGTAACCGGACCTGCCAGCAGTAGTACCAGAACTGCACCCGGTGCAACTCCTGTGGCGAGAAGAGCTGCTCCTATGGGAGTAACTGCTGTGGCGCAAATATATAAAGGTATTCCCGCAACTGCCATGAGAAGCATTACGCCAATTCCGCTTCCATGACTGGCCAGAGTTTCTGGGGGAAAAAAGGTCATGATGCCTGCAGCAATGACAGTTCCCAGGGCAATCCATAAGATAATATCGTTTAGAACCTGATAAAAGACATATTTCATGCCCGAGCTAAGGCGCTCCCTGAGCCCTTTTTTCTGTTCAGGTGCAGTATGGTTGTCCGTTTTCCGGCATGAAGGTTCTGAGCAACAGCACTTCTGTGCAAACGTCATTTTTTCTACAGCATGTATATTCTGGTCAGCCAGGGCAACCAGGAGCCCTGTGGATACTGCTGTAACTACTGCTCCGGTCACCCTGGCAAGAGTCATTAACGGACCGAGCAGGGCATTTGTAATGAATACAGAGTCAACGCCAATGCCGGGCGTGCTGATTAGAAAAGATATTGCCGGCCCTTTGCCCGCTCCTTTACGGTAAAGAGTCAGTGCTGCGGGAATTGCTCCGCAGGAACATAAAGGCAGGGGAGCTCCAATGAAGGCAGCCCTTGAGACAGCTGTTGGTCCTTGTCCGCTTAACCACTTTTTTAAGAACTGTTCCGGCATGAAGGCTTTAATCAGGCCAGAGGCGAAAAGACCTATAAGCAGCCATGGGGCTATGGTCAGGGATATGGAGATAAGTGTGGTCAAAAAAGAATTGAACTCTGGAATCATATGTCACCATATACCAGATTTTCCTGTAAAAAGTAGGACAGAAACTTATTCTGCAAAAAAACCTCCATAACTTTTTGTTATTTTACGGACTCCTGACCCCTGATTCCAGCAACTGCAAAAGGTGTTTTGGCAGTCTAATGCGGGCTGTGCCCACAACCCAATTTGAACAAGGATCGTTAAGCTTAGGCGATAACCTTACTTTTCAGGCTGAAGGCTGAAGGCTGAAGGCTGAAGGCTGAAGAATAAGGTTCCTGGGCATTATTGCTCCTGTCAACATTGCTTTTCTTTCATCTCCAGAGCTCATGCAATGGCGTATCTAAAGTATAATGCCACGCTGCCTGAGCCTGAAAAAGCTCTGCTGTTGCCAGGGCATCTGTCAGGGCATGGTGAGGAGGATATACAGGCAGGTTGTAGCGGGTCCTGCTTGCTGCAAGACGGATTGACCTTCTCCTGAGCCCAAGCATCCGGGCCCACCAGTCACTGAACCCTCTTCTCTGCCAGCGGTCTTCAATATCCATGGTATCTATAACCGGGAAAACAATACCTTCCTGAAAATGTTCCTGCATGGCCGCATTGAGAAATTGACGCTCTATCTGCCTGTAATGCACCACCATTACAGACCCTGCCATTGCTTTGAGCAGCTGGGGGATAATTTCTTCCGGTCCTGGACTATGTTTGACGTCGGCATGGGTTATTTTATGAATGACCACTGATCCGTGCCTGAGGGGCTTTCCTGGGTTGACAACCCAGTACAGTGACCTGCTGAAAAATATTCTGTGAATGGTCATGGGAACCAGGCCGATACTGACTATGGCATCCTTAGAAGGATTGAGTCCTGTGGTTTCAAAGTCCATTGCCATCAGGGGGACTTTATTTAAGGGTGTTTCACCGTCAACAACTGCACGGTAAAAATCCTTCAGCAAAGGGTGTCTGACTCTATGTTCAAGTTGTCTGAAAATTTCCGGCCAGCTGAAGTCAGCACCTTGATTTCCGGTTTTTCTGCGCAACAGGTGCAGCATTAACCCATCCCTTTGTGGCCTTTGCCTCCAGGATGTTTAAATTTCAGGAATTTCTGGGCATTGCTCACAACCTGAAAAGCCTGTTTAAGATTACGCCGCTCAAACGGGCTCAATTCCTCAGGGTTGATATTGTTGTTAACTTGAGTGCCCTGCATAATTTTCTCCGCCTGATGACGGATGCGAACCATGGACATAAATTCCATTGCATCCCGCAGAGCCTCTACCTGGCCTGCTGGAAGAAGTTTTGCGTAACTGATATCTCCAAGCCTTTCAAAGGAATTCTGGGCAGTGGACCCAACAGCCAGAGCATGAACCCTGACCAGGGATACCAGAGGCGCTGTTCCTCTTTGCTTAATATTTAATGAGTTTTTATGCTTGCCGTCCTGCTCCAGCACAAAATCCTTAAAAAAACCCAGAGGCGGCGTCCTCCCAAGGGCATTTCTGGCCATAGCCGACAGGAATGCCGGGCTCATGCGGGCCTTGGCAGCAATCTGTTCCTTTAGTTTTTCCACCCACTCAACCTGTCCATAAACACCATCAAGATCAAAAAAAATCGAGCTGTGCAG contains the following coding sequences:
- a CDS encoding type II toxin-antitoxin system RelE family toxin, with amino-acid sequence MIWKVEFDDRARKELRRLDRQAQRGILAYLRNRIATHEDPRRFGDPLRKNLSGFWKYRVGQRDRHSGTHLSISLCSK
- the relB gene encoding type II toxin-antitoxin system RelB family antitoxin; its protein translation is MLAIRLPGDIEKRLVDLAEQTGRTKTYYAREAIIEHLEDLEDYYLAVHR
- a CDS encoding SO_0444 family Cu/Zn efflux transporter, which gives rise to MIPEFNSFLTTLISISLTIAPWLLIGLFASGLIKAFMPEQFLKKWLSGQGPTAVSRAAFIGAPLPLCSCGAIPAALTLYRKGAGKGPAISFLISTPGIGVDSVFITNALLGPLMTLARVTGAVVTAVSTGLLVALADQNIHAVEKMTFAQKCCCSEPSCRKTDNHTAPEQKKGLRERLSSGMKYVFYQVLNDIILWIALGTVIAAGIMTFFPPETLASHGSGIGVMLLMAVAGIPLYICATAVTPIGAALLATGVAPGAVLVLLLAGPVTSMATLGVIRREMGNTTLICYVAGIICSTMLLGIALELMVSQWVPDLSSVTAISRELLPKWLEWSSLAVLFFILLFQKISKVVLPL
- a CDS encoding 3'-5' exonuclease — translated: MLHLLRRKTGNQGADFSWPEIFRQLEHRVRHPLLKDFYRAVVDGETPLNKVPLMAMDFETTGLNPSKDAIVSIGLVPMTIHRIFFSRSLYWVVNPGKPLRHGSVVIHKITHADVKHSPGPEEIIPQLLKAMAGSVMVVHYRQIERQFLNAAMQEHFQEGIVFPVIDTMDIEDRWQRRGFSDWWARMLGLRRRSIRLAASRTRYNLPVYPPHHALTDALATAELFQAQAAWHYTLDTPLHELWR